A part of Thalassophryne amazonica chromosome 3, fThaAma1.1, whole genome shotgun sequence genomic DNA contains:
- the LOC117506912 gene encoding amphoterin-induced protein 1-like, which produces MMGGLRWVSHRATVAVIRRSIMAVLSLALLLPAMKVGAQVIGSPLDCRKTCVCASNIISCSKMNLSNIPTALPGYTAVLDLSFNHITRLRAEWTPVRLDRLHSLLLSHNDLTFLSSEAFVHVTRLRHLDLSSNGLRQLDECIFEPLEDLEVLLLYNNRISQIDRSAFSGLANLQRLYLSQNQISRFPLELVKERSRLGSLRLLDVSFNRIKLLPLHELRALPAWIKNGLYFHNNPLPCSCDLYELVGRWNLKELSSATDYRRDHTCVIPGPQKGKVAVLDLDKVHLNCSEVKTMDEVAYLEQFLVLDCDTRQKDMMKSWMLPGNTPVSPSNKTAVMLPSGSLQIGPLKVEDSGVYTCFATSDTLNETLYVTVVVFNSTMSGGLENLKTAYTTLVACFISVLMILIYLYLTPCQCACCPGQDTNKSSPRESPHSSTVSIPQAQEVTRQESGEGAGKDFSYRHVVEQNGKLNPIGEEDEEWQGEGLKKRRTSDAESVSSDTPMVV; this is translated from the coding sequence atgatgggaggactgcgCTGGGTTTCCCACAGAGCCACTGTTGCAGTGATCAGAAGAAGCATCATGGCAGTTCTGTCTCTGGCTTTGCTGTTACCAGCCATGAAGGTCGGTGCTCAGGTAATTGGAAGCCCTCTTGACTGTCGTAAGACCTGCGTGTGTGCCAGCAACATCATCAGCTGTTCCAAGATGAACCTAAGCAACATTCCCACGGCTCTTCCAGGATATACAGCTGTACTGGATCTCAGCTTCAACCACATCACCAGGCTGCGTGCTGAGTGGACCCCCGTCAGACTTGACAGACTGCACAGCCTGCTGCTCAGCCACAATGACCTCACCTTCCTCTCCTCTGAAGCGTTTGTACATGTAACGAGGCTCCGTCACCTGGACCTTTCCTCAAATGGACTCAGACAGCTGGACGAGTGCATCTTTGAGCCCCTGGAGGATCTGGAGGTACTGCTGCTTTATAACAATCGCATCTCTCAAATAGATCGGTCAGCCTTCTCTGGACTTGCCAACCTGCAGAGGCTGTACCTGAGCCAGAACCAGATCTCACGCTTCCCCTTGGAATTGGTGAAGGAGCGAAGTCGTTTGGGGAGTCTCAGACTCTTGGATGTGTCCTTCAACCGAATCAAACTCCTGCCACTCCACGAGCTTCGGGCTCTGCCTGCCTGGATAAAAAATGGCCTCTACTTTCACAACAACCCTCTTCCTTGCAGCTGTGACCTGTATGAATTGGTTGGACGTTGGAACCTCAAAGAGCTCAGCTCTGCTACTGATTACAGACGTGATCACACTTGTGTGATTCCAGGGCCACAGAAGGGAAAAGTGGCTGTGCTAGATCTGGATAAGGTTCATTTGAACTGCAGTGAGGTCAAAACTATGGATGAAGTTGCCTATCTGGAACAGTTCTTGGTTCTGGACTGTGACACCAGGCAGAAGGACATGATGAAGAGCTGGATGCTTCCTGGAAACACCCCAGTTTCTCCATCAAACAAAACTGCTGTGATGCTTCCTAGTGGAAGCCTCCAGATTGGACCCTTGAAGGTTGAAGACTCAGGGGTCTACACCTGCTTTGCCACCAGTGACACCCTCAATGAAACCCTCTATGTAACTGTGGTGGTCTTTAACTCCACCATGAGTGGAGGGCTGGAGAACCTGAAGACTGCCTACACCACACTGGTAGCATGTTTCATTAGTGTACTTATGATTCTCATCTACCTCTACCTCACGccctgccaatgtgcttgctgtcCAGGTCAGGACACAAATAAGTCCTCCCCTAGGGAGAGCCCTCACTCATCCACTGTTAGCATCCCACAAGCACAGGAGGTGACAAGACAAGAAAGTGGGGAAGGTGCAGGGAAGGACTTCAGCTACAGGCATGTGGTGGAACAGAATGGGAAGTTGAACCCAATAGGTGAGGAAGATGAGGAGTGGCAAGGGGAAGGCCTAAAGAAGAGGAGGACGTCTGATGCTGAGTCCGTGAGCTCCGATACTCCAATGGTGGTGTAA